From one Rosa rugosa chromosome 4, drRosRugo1.1, whole genome shotgun sequence genomic stretch:
- the LOC133745459 gene encoding ATP-dependent Clp protease proteolytic subunit-related protein 4, chloroplastic: MEVATAASSFALHTRISAAPRALNPNRVQTMSSCSPLRASLSSNFLSPFAGGSVTSDFSGHKLRPSSLNPAPSRGSKPKRGVVTMVIPFQRGSAWEQPPPDLASYLYKNRIVYLGMSLVPSVTELILAEFLYLQYEDDTKPIYLYINSTGTTKGGEKLGYETEALAIYDVMRYVKPPIFTLCVGNAWGEAALLLAAGAKGNRSALPSSTIMIKQPIARFQGQATDIELARKEVKNVKDELVKLFAKHVGKSTEQIEADIRRPKYFSPSEAVEYGIIDKVLYNERGHKDRGVVADLKKAQLI; this comes from the exons ATGGAGGTGGCCACCGCAGCTTCCAGCTTCGCGCTTCACACGCGCATCTCAGCCGCTCCCCgagccctaaaccctaaccgcGTCCAAACGATGTCGTCTTGCTCCCCTCTCCGAGCCTCCCTCTCCTCCAACTTCCTCTCGCCCTTCGCCGGCGGCAGCGTCACCTCCGACTTCTCCGGCCACAAGCTCCGCCCTTCCTCTCTCAATCCGGCGCCGTCTCGTGGCTCTAAGCCCAAACGCGGTGTCGTCACCATG GTTATTCCATTTCAAAGGGGAAGTGCATGGGAGCAACCACCTCCAGACCTGGCATCATATCTATACAAGAATCGGATTGTTTACTTGGGAATGTCGCTTGTTCCTTCAGTAACCGAGTTGATTCTTGCAGAATTTCTCTACCTTCAGTATGAGGACGATACAAAGCCTATCTACTTGTACATAAATTCCACTGGAACTACCAAG GGTGGTGAGAAATTGGGTTACGAGACAGAGGCTCTTGCAATATATGATGTCATGAG GTATGTCAAGCCACCAATATTTACTCTTTGTGTTGGTAATGCTTGGGGAGAAGCCGCTTTACTCTTGGCTGCTGGTGCAAAAGGAAACCGTTCTGCGTTACCCTCATCAACAATCATGATAAAGCAG CCAATTGCAAGGTTCCAAGGTCAAGCAACAGATATTGAACTTGCAAGAAAAGAAGTGAAGAATGTGAAAGACGAGTTG GTCAAGCTCTTTGCTAAGCATGTTGGAAAATCGACTGAGCAAATTGAAGCGGACATTAGACGTCCAAAATATTTTAGTCCCAGCGAGGCAGTTGAATATGGCATCATAGACAAG GTACTGTACAATGAGAGGGGTCATAAAGACAGGGGAGTAGTTGCTGACCTGAAAAAGGCACAGCTTATTTGA